Proteins encoded by one window of Calidithermus timidus DSM 17022:
- a CDS encoding AMP-binding protein, producing the protein MAQSRKLTTVQAALRVLAHLLAHPEGLEAAQVARLLGKSLSTAYALLASLVAEGFAERIGTTYRATPSALSPIPAKGSADISSLERLYDALEELYLRTRERTYLGLLTREGRLRLLSRGRQGQPKPPGLEGESTEALHALALGKAVLAFLEGEPPSQLRAYTPNTLTEPMALQDELHRVRQMGFAVEIEEFAQGISAVAAPIFGQDGRVVGAFGVVVPSRRFPYAFTRLVQAVREVAHTASGFPPSEAQVPEAAANPAPALEPQTPRAQGRLNPPETLRRAANLQDYAGEYRRSQEDLEGFWRAWAERFEWFHPFERVQGAGGWFEQGKINAAYNALDRHAGSSRRNQLALVAYGGDGQVHKLTYRELLDRVARLAGVLKGLGVGVGDRVAVYMPTGLEAALTLLACARIGAIHTAIAAGLGSGALRERLVDTQARLLVASDRMYQSGRALSLVPLVQAATEGLDLPVLWHGRGGERHALEFWELLERQRPDTPAEPLPADHPLFILYTSGSTGKPKGVVHTHAGFMVGTTYHLRTLFDLKDGETFWTTADLSWIVGHAYGLYAPLLEGLTTVLREERPDYPDPGSFYETLEHQAVNVLLTSPTWLRTFRRHGPEWRSRADLRNLRLVGSVGEYLAPEVWHWATEHLAWTIDNWWQTETAAPCLATPLCLPTKPGKVGFPLPGVKALILDTEGQPVPTGRKGRLALQPCFPQFMRTLWNNPAGYEKAIQEGLYFTGDIAMSDEEGYITLLGRGDDVIKAGEQRIGTAELEGAMLSHPAVVEAAAIGLPDPEHGEIIKLYVVPRTPDMGPEVQTVMAQKLATHLRRQLGPLEVPVEVVFTPRLPRTKSGKILRRLLKARELGRDPGDLSTLEE; encoded by the coding sequence ATGGCTCAAAGCCGTAAGCTCACCACCGTTCAGGCTGCCTTGCGGGTGCTGGCTCATCTCCTCGCCCATCCCGAGGGCCTCGAGGCCGCCCAAGTGGCCCGGCTGCTGGGCAAGAGCCTCTCCACGGCCTACGCCCTGCTGGCCAGCCTGGTGGCCGAGGGCTTCGCCGAGCGCATTGGGACTACCTATCGCGCCACTCCCAGCGCCCTCTCCCCTATCCCCGCCAAAGGCTCAGCGGACATCAGCAGCTTGGAGCGGCTCTACGACGCGCTCGAGGAGCTCTACCTGCGCACCCGCGAGCGCACCTACCTGGGCCTGCTGACCCGCGAGGGCAGGCTGCGCTTGCTGAGCCGGGGACGGCAGGGCCAACCCAAGCCGCCGGGGCTCGAGGGTGAGAGCACCGAGGCGCTGCACGCGCTGGCCCTGGGTAAGGCGGTGCTGGCCTTTCTCGAGGGCGAGCCGCCCAGCCAGTTGCGGGCTTACACCCCCAACACCCTCACCGAGCCGATGGCTTTGCAAGACGAGCTCCATCGCGTGAGGCAGATGGGGTTCGCCGTCGAAATCGAAGAGTTTGCCCAGGGCATCTCGGCGGTGGCCGCGCCCATCTTCGGCCAGGACGGGAGGGTGGTGGGGGCTTTCGGGGTGGTAGTGCCCAGCCGCCGCTTCCCCTATGCCTTCACCCGGCTGGTGCAGGCGGTACGGGAGGTGGCCCACACCGCCTCGGGCTTTCCGCCGAGCGAGGCCCAGGTCCCCGAGGCGGCGGCGAATCCGGCTCCGGCCCTCGAGCCGCAAACCCCCCGCGCCCAGGGCCGGCTGAATCCCCCCGAAACCCTGCGCCGAGCGGCCAACCTCCAGGACTATGCGGGGGAATACCGCCGCAGCCAGGAGGACCTCGAGGGCTTCTGGAGGGCCTGGGCCGAGCGCTTCGAGTGGTTTCACCCCTTCGAGCGGGTGCAAGGGGCGGGGGGGTGGTTCGAACAGGGCAAGATCAACGCAGCCTACAATGCCCTCGACCGCCACGCCGGGAGCAGCCGGCGCAACCAACTAGCTCTGGTCGCCTACGGCGGCGACGGCCAGGTGCACAAGCTGACTTACCGCGAACTGCTCGACCGCGTCGCCCGGCTGGCTGGGGTCCTCAAAGGGCTAGGGGTGGGGGTGGGCGACCGGGTGGCGGTGTACATGCCCACCGGCCTCGAGGCCGCCCTGACCCTGCTGGCCTGCGCCCGCATCGGCGCCATCCACACCGCCATTGCGGCAGGGCTGGGCAGCGGCGCGCTGCGCGAGCGCCTGGTGGACACCCAGGCCCGGCTGCTGGTGGCTTCCGACCGCATGTACCAGTCCGGGCGGGCCCTCTCGCTGGTGCCGCTGGTTCAGGCTGCCACCGAGGGGCTGGATCTCCCGGTGCTCTGGCACGGGCGGGGTGGAGAAAGGCATGCGCTGGAGTTCTGGGAGCTGCTCGAGCGCCAGCGGCCCGACACCCCCGCCGAGCCACTGCCCGCGGATCACCCCTTGTTCATCCTCTATACCTCCGGCTCCACCGGCAAGCCCAAAGGCGTGGTCCACACCCACGCGGGCTTCATGGTGGGCACCACCTACCACCTGCGCACGCTCTTCGACCTCAAGGACGGCGAAACCTTCTGGACCACCGCCGACCTGTCGTGGATCGTGGGGCACGCCTACGGGCTCTACGCCCCGCTGCTGGAGGGGCTGACCACCGTGCTGCGCGAGGAGCGTCCCGACTACCCCGACCCCGGCAGCTTTTACGAGACCCTCGAACATCAGGCGGTGAACGTGCTGCTCACCAGCCCCACCTGGCTGCGCACCTTCCGCCGCCACGGCCCCGAGTGGCGTAGTCGCGCCGATCTGAGAAACCTGCGCCTGGTGGGGAGCGTGGGCGAATACCTGGCTCCCGAGGTCTGGCACTGGGCTACCGAACACCTGGCCTGGACCATCGACAACTGGTGGCAGACCGAGACCGCAGCCCCCTGCCTGGCCACCCCGCTGTGCCTGCCGACCAAGCCCGGCAAGGTGGGCTTCCCCCTGCCCGGCGTGAAGGCGCTCATCCTCGACACCGAGGGCCAACCCGTACCCACCGGACGCAAAGGCCGCCTGGCCTTGCAACCCTGCTTTCCCCAGTTCATGCGCACGCTCTGGAACAACCCTGCCGGCTACGAGAAGGCCATCCAGGAGGGGCTGTACTTCACCGGCGACATCGCGATGAGCGACGAGGAAGGCTACATCACCCTACTGGGCCGGGGTGACGACGTGATCAAAGCCGGGGAACAGCGCATCGGCACCGCCGAGCTCGAGGGAGCCATGCTCTCACACCCGGCGGTGGTGGAGGCCGCGGCCATCGGGCTGCCCGACCCCGAGCACGGAGAGATCATCAAGCTCTACGTAGTGCCCCGCACCCCGGACATGGGACCGGAAGTGCAGACGGTGATGGCCCAAAAGCTCGCCACCCACTTGCGCCGCCAGCTAGGGCCGCTCGAGGTGCCTGTTGAAGTGGTCTTTACTCCCCGGCTCCCCCGCACCAAGAGCGGCAAGATCCTGCGGCGCTTGCTCAAAGCCAGGGAACTCGGGCGCGATCCGGGAGATCTTTCGACTCTCGAGGAATAG
- a CDS encoding DUF4212 domain-containing protein: MDKSKATAYWTANLKLIVSLLAIWALVSYVFGILLAPALNGIRLGGLPLGFWFAQQGSIYVFVVLIFVYAARMQRLDEQFDVHE, from the coding sequence ATGGATAAAAGCAAGGCAACGGCTTACTGGACGGCCAACCTCAAGCTCATCGTCAGCTTGCTGGCGATCTGGGCGTTGGTCTCGTACGTCTTTGGCATCCTGCTGGCACCGGCCCTCAACGGCATCCGGCTCGGCGGCCTGCCGCTGGGCTTCTGGTTCGCCCAGCAGGGCTCGATCTACGTCTTCGTGGTCCTGATCTTCGTTTACGCCGCGCGGATGCAGCGACTGGACGAGCAGTTTGACGTCCACGAATAA
- a CDS encoding putative nucleotidyltransferase substrate binding domain-containing protein, whose amino-acid sequence MENALTPLEFIRQTPPFDRLPPKAFAAVERGLEVSFFPKGTRVLAYEGPPSQHLYLIRKGAARLLREGREVLLLEEGECFGYPSLLAQDAPSFDVVAEEDLLVYRWEQKVFRGLLAYPEFAQFFSQGLAERLRLASRALNHVPSTLSLDLSMPVGKLVSRPPVFVARSASIGQAAQIMRQERISSLLVEGEPPGILTDRDLRNRVLAEGRGPETPLAEVMSAPAKTLSAETPLFEALAFMVSQGIHHLPVTQDGRIVGVITDTVLMRQQTRSPLYLLRRLERTRNPADLRGYREELTGVVESLMAGGLGAPAIGRSVSSLNDQLVRVLLELAENRLGAPPTPYAWIVFGSEGRMEQTLLTDQDNALIYQDDLPEARPYFAHLADFVVQGLLQAGFPPCPGGYMATRWHKPLTEWERLFDRWIQQPSPQELLEAQIFFDFRPVRGNLSLQSLEQLVTHSGQRRIFLAQMARSALQFRPPLGFFRRIREEEGGVDLKKGGIAPIVSLARVYALEAQSPARGTLERLEAAARAGKLSAEGAENLAEAFNFLTRLRLREQLGALRRREAPGNKVPLEALSALERRHLKEAFVLLRELQEALGQRFQTDLLG is encoded by the coding sequence GTGGAAAACGCCTTGACCCCCCTCGAGTTCATCCGGCAAACCCCTCCCTTCGACCGCCTGCCCCCGAAAGCCTTCGCGGCGGTAGAGCGGGGCCTCGAGGTCAGCTTCTTCCCCAAGGGTACGAGGGTTCTCGCTTACGAGGGGCCACCCAGCCAGCACCTCTATCTCATCCGCAAGGGCGCGGCCCGCCTGCTGCGCGAGGGCCGGGAAGTGCTGCTGCTGGAGGAGGGCGAGTGCTTCGGCTACCCCTCGCTGCTGGCGCAGGACGCACCGTCCTTCGACGTGGTAGCTGAGGAAGATCTGCTGGTCTACCGCTGGGAGCAAAAGGTCTTTCGTGGGCTGCTGGCCTACCCCGAGTTCGCCCAGTTCTTCAGCCAGGGCCTAGCCGAACGGCTGCGGCTGGCCTCGAGGGCCCTCAACCACGTCCCCAGCACCCTCAGCCTCGACCTGAGCATGCCGGTGGGGAAGTTGGTGAGCCGCCCTCCGGTGTTCGTAGCCCGCAGTGCCAGCATTGGCCAGGCAGCCCAGATCATGCGCCAGGAGCGCATCAGCTCGCTGCTGGTCGAAGGCGAACCCCCAGGCATCCTCACCGACCGCGACCTGCGCAACCGGGTGCTGGCCGAAGGGCGCGGCCCCGAAACCCCGCTGGCCGAGGTGATGAGCGCCCCGGCCAAGACCCTCAGCGCCGAAACCCCGCTGTTCGAGGCGCTGGCCTTCATGGTCTCGCAGGGCATCCACCACCTTCCCGTCACCCAGGATGGGCGCATCGTGGGGGTGATCACCGACACCGTGCTCATGCGGCAGCAGACCCGCAGCCCCCTCTACCTGCTGCGCCGTCTCGAGCGCACCCGCAACCCCGCCGACTTGCGGGGCTACCGCGAGGAGCTCACCGGCGTAGTCGAGTCGCTCATGGCCGGAGGGCTGGGGGCTCCCGCAATCGGGCGCAGCGTGAGCAGCCTCAACGACCAGCTCGTGCGGGTGCTGCTCGAGCTGGCCGAGAACAGACTGGGAGCCCCCCCCACTCCCTACGCCTGGATCGTCTTCGGCAGCGAAGGGCGCATGGAGCAAACCCTGCTGACCGACCAAGACAACGCCCTGATCTACCAGGACGACCTGCCCGAGGCCCGGCCCTACTTCGCCCACCTGGCCGATTTCGTGGTGCAGGGGCTGTTGCAGGCGGGCTTCCCGCCCTGCCCCGGTGGCTACATGGCCACCCGCTGGCACAAGCCCCTGACCGAGTGGGAGCGGCTCTTTGACCGCTGGATCCAGCAGCCCAGCCCCCAGGAGCTGCTCGAGGCCCAGATCTTCTTCGACTTCCGTCCGGTGCGCGGGAATCTGTCGCTGCAAAGCCTCGAGCAGCTCGTCACCCACAGCGGTCAGCGCCGCATCTTCCTGGCCCAGATGGCCCGCTCGGCGCTCCAGTTCCGCCCACCGCTGGGTTTCTTCCGCCGCATCCGCGAGGAGGAAGGGGGGGTCGATCTCAAGAAGGGAGGTATCGCGCCCATCGTGAGCCTGGCCAGGGTTTACGCCCTCGAAGCCCAGAGCCCGGCGCGAGGCACGCTCGAGCGGCTCGAGGCCGCCGCCCGCGCAGGCAAGCTGAGCGCCGAGGGAGCCGAGAATCTGGCCGAGGCTTTCAACTTCCTCACGCGCCTGCGCCTACGCGAGCAGCTTGGCGCGCTCCGTCGCAGGGAGGCCCCTGGCAACAAGGTGCCCCTCGAGGCCCTCTCCGCGCTCGAGCGCCGCCATCTCAAGGAAGCTTTTGTGCTGCTGCGCGAGCTGCAGGAGGCCCTCGGTCAGCGCTTCCAGACCGACCTCCTGGGGTAG
- a CDS encoding PolC-type DNA polymerase III codes for MRWDSQTYWALDLETSGLSPADQILSAGMVPIRQGVICYGEHFYSLVRPQAGLPLSREGIRAHHIVPAELEAAPSLAEVLEAIHLRLSQGVLLLHHAPVDLGFLRRAYGHLRRPWPKPRVLDTVGLIAKLQERQRRLEPYSRPLPTGLAEARAYFGLPPHLEHHALYDALATAELFLLLRSRLGAQTLRQLR; via the coding sequence ATGCGCTGGGACTCCCAGACCTACTGGGCGCTGGACCTCGAGACCAGCGGCCTCTCCCCCGCCGACCAGATCCTCTCGGCGGGAATGGTGCCCATCCGGCAGGGGGTCATCTGCTACGGGGAGCATTTCTACAGCCTCGTGCGGCCTCAAGCGGGTCTGCCGCTCTCGCGTGAGGGCATCCGAGCCCACCACATCGTGCCCGCCGAACTCGAGGCCGCTCCCTCTCTGGCGGAGGTGCTCGAGGCCATTCACCTTCGCCTGAGCCAGGGAGTCCTGCTGCTGCACCACGCCCCGGTGGATTTAGGCTTCCTGCGCAGGGCCTATGGTCACCTGCGTCGCCCCTGGCCCAAGCCCCGCGTGCTCGATACCGTAGGCCTCATCGCCAAACTGCAAGAGCGCCAGCGGCGGCTCGAGCCCTACAGTCGCCCATTGCCTACCGGCCTGGCCGAAGCCCGCGCCTACTTCGGCCTGCCCCCCCACCTCGAGCACCACGCCCTCTACGACGCCCTGGCAACCGCAGAGCTGTTCCTGCTGCTGCGCTCGAGGTTGGGAGCGCAGACCTTGCGGCAACTCAGGTGA
- a CDS encoding phosphodiester glycosidase family protein encodes MGRSTRGWLGWLVAFAVLFGSAWAQTSKVYVVQQGDTLWGIAKRHKLSQAQLKRWNNLRGNAIFKGQKLWVSPPPPSFAVRLIDGPVLGVPLLAVQVNLAHPQVRIRPLLPQGGLGRSGAPLPSLAQRPRLVAAINGGYFHPRTFSPAGDLVVGGQQLSRGRIPTALSITPDNRARIHSRQKPWRGYETVIASGPYVLRGGRVVVWPRSEGYNDPAIWGRARRSVVGLVNERFLVFVSTRQPLTLSETAKVMARLGAKDAILLDGGSSAGLVWQQRLLISPTRKLAFGIGIFLVPPTKVSSKRS; translated from the coding sequence ATGGGACGAAGCACTCGAGGATGGTTGGGGTGGCTGGTGGCTTTCGCCGTGCTTTTTGGCTCGGCCTGGGCGCAGACCTCCAAGGTCTACGTGGTGCAGCAGGGCGATACGCTGTGGGGCATCGCCAAGCGGCACAAGCTGAGCCAGGCCCAGCTCAAACGCTGGAACAACCTGAGGGGCAACGCGATCTTCAAAGGCCAGAAGCTATGGGTCAGCCCGCCGCCGCCCAGCTTCGCCGTCAGGCTCATCGATGGTCCGGTGCTGGGGGTTCCGCTGTTGGCCGTTCAGGTCAATCTGGCCCACCCCCAGGTGCGGATCCGGCCCCTCCTGCCCCAGGGGGGTCTGGGGCGAAGCGGCGCGCCTCTGCCGAGCCTGGCCCAGCGGCCCCGGCTGGTGGCAGCCATCAACGGCGGATATTTTCACCCCCGCACCTTTTCACCCGCCGGAGACCTGGTGGTAGGCGGCCAGCAACTCTCGAGGGGCCGCATCCCCACCGCCCTCTCCATCACACCCGACAATCGCGCACGCATCCACAGCCGCCAGAAGCCCTGGCGTGGCTATGAAACCGTGATCGCCAGCGGGCCCTACGTGCTGCGAGGGGGCCGGGTGGTGGTATGGCCGCGCTCGGAGGGCTACAACGATCCGGCCATCTGGGGCCGGGCCCGGCGCAGCGTGGTGGGCCTGGTCAACGAGCGCTTTCTGGTCTTCGTCAGCACCCGCCAGCCCCTCACCCTCTCCGAAACCGCCAAGGTCATGGCCCGGCTGGGGGCTAAGGACGCCATCCTGCTCGACGGGGGCTCGAGCGCTGGGCTGGTCTGGCAGCAACGCCTACTCATCTCCCCCACCCGCAAGCTGGCCTTTGGAATCGGAATATTCCTGGTTCCACCCACCAAAGTCAGTTCAAAGCGCAGCTAA
- the mgrA gene encoding L-glyceraldehyde 3-phosphate reductase: MYYPLDSRYDSMLYRRAGRSGLQLPAISLGLWHNFGGVDCYEDARQMIRRAFDLGITHFDLANNYGPPPGSAEETFGRVLRDDLRPYRDELIVSTKAGYLMWPGPYGDWGSRKYLLASLDQSLKRMGLEYVDIFYHHRPDPNTPLEETLGALDQAVRSGRALYVGVSNYPPELTRQAARMLRAMGTPFVIHQPSYSMFNRWIEDGLTAVLAEEGIGSIVFSPLAQGLLTDKYLGGIPEGSRAAKPHGFLKPEHITEDKLVKVRRLNELAQARGQTLAQLALAWVLRLPTTTSALIGASRPEHIDDAVGALRKLHLSEEELSAIEAILG; the protein is encoded by the coding sequence GTGTACTACCCATTGGACAGCCGTTACGACAGCATGCTCTACCGTCGCGCAGGCCGCAGCGGCTTGCAGCTTCCGGCTATCTCGCTGGGGCTGTGGCACAACTTCGGTGGCGTGGACTGCTACGAGGACGCCCGCCAGATGATCCGCCGGGCCTTCGACCTGGGCATCACCCACTTCGACCTCGCCAACAACTATGGCCCACCGCCGGGGTCGGCAGAGGAGACCTTCGGGCGGGTGCTGCGCGACGACTTGAGGCCCTATCGCGACGAGCTGATCGTCTCGACCAAGGCCGGATACCTGATGTGGCCGGGGCCTTATGGCGACTGGGGCTCGCGCAAGTACCTGCTCGCCAGCCTCGACCAGAGCTTGAAGCGCATGGGCCTGGAGTACGTAGACATCTTCTATCACCACCGCCCTGATCCCAACACGCCGTTGGAAGAAACCCTAGGAGCCCTGGACCAGGCCGTGCGCAGTGGCCGGGCCCTGTACGTAGGCGTGTCCAACTACCCCCCTGAACTCACCCGCCAAGCCGCCCGCATGCTGCGGGCGATGGGCACTCCCTTCGTCATCCACCAGCCCAGCTACTCCATGTTCAACCGCTGGATCGAAGACGGCCTCACCGCCGTGCTGGCCGAGGAGGGCATCGGCAGCATCGTCTTCTCGCCGCTGGCCCAGGGCCTGCTTACCGATAAGTACCTGGGGGGCATCCCCGAGGGCTCGAGGGCGGCCAAGCCCCACGGCTTCCTCAAGCCCGAGCACATCACGGAGGACAAGCTCGTCAAGGTGCGCCGCCTCAACGAACTCGCCCAGGCCCGGGGCCAGACCCTCGCCCAGCTAGCCCTAGCCTGGGTACTGCGCCTGCCCACCACCACCTCCGCCCTCATCGGAGCCAGCCGCCCTGAGCACATCGACGATGCTGTGGGGGCGCTGAGGAAGTTGCATTTGTCGGAGGAGGAATTGTCGGCCATTGAGGCGATTCTGGGCTAG
- the mgtE gene encoding magnesium transporter, giving the protein MYDTERLAAIQDLQNALAESNAVAVKAALEELYAPEIIDHWAEFAPEHHLVILTLLPTGEAAEVFSHLEEDEQTALLEALPRWRVKELLGELHLDDLTDTLQAVEEEDPELAEEIKAELDPETRAEVEELSEYEEDEAGGLMTSEYIALRDSMSVEEVLRFLRRVAPDAEQVYYLYVVDAAGRLEGVVSLRDLIVADPKTRVREIMNPDVKFVRTDTDQEVVARMMADYNFQVLPVVDENGVLSGIITIDDVVDVIEEEATEDIYRLGAVEAPELVYSRSTLWELWSARVRWLVVLIVGGMFSSTILEGFEATLSAVTALTFYLTILLGAGGNTGNQSSTLIVRALATGDVRGRDWWRILFKELGVGALLGLTLAVVLAIKVVIDGHTEILPVLALSLITLMTVTNIVGALLPIGIKKIGLDPALISNPLIATLSDLTGLLIYLGMAKWLLKL; this is encoded by the coding sequence ATGTACGATACCGAGCGCCTTGCAGCCATCCAGGACCTCCAGAACGCCCTTGCCGAAAGCAACGCGGTAGCGGTGAAGGCGGCGCTGGAGGAACTCTACGCTCCGGAGATCATCGATCACTGGGCCGAGTTCGCACCCGAGCACCACCTGGTCATCCTGACGCTGTTGCCCACCGGTGAAGCCGCCGAGGTCTTCAGCCACCTCGAGGAAGACGAGCAGACCGCGCTGCTCGAGGCCCTGCCGCGCTGGCGGGTGAAGGAGCTACTGGGCGAGCTTCACCTCGACGACCTCACCGATACCCTGCAGGCCGTCGAGGAGGAAGACCCCGAGCTGGCCGAGGAGATCAAAGCCGAGCTCGACCCCGAGACCCGCGCCGAGGTCGAGGAACTCTCCGAGTACGAGGAAGACGAGGCCGGTGGGCTGATGACCTCGGAGTACATCGCCCTGCGCGACTCGATGAGCGTGGAAGAGGTGCTGCGCTTTTTGCGCCGGGTGGCGCCTGACGCCGAGCAGGTGTACTACCTCTACGTCGTGGACGCGGCAGGGCGGCTGGAGGGCGTGGTGAGCCTGCGCGACCTGATCGTGGCCGATCCCAAGACCCGCGTGCGCGAGATCATGAATCCCGACGTCAAGTTCGTGCGCACCGACACCGACCAGGAGGTCGTGGCCCGCATGATGGCCGACTACAACTTCCAGGTCCTGCCGGTGGTGGACGAGAACGGGGTGCTCTCGGGGATCATCACCATCGACGACGTGGTGGACGTGATCGAGGAGGAGGCCACCGAGGATATCTACCGCCTGGGTGCGGTGGAGGCTCCGGAACTGGTCTACAGCCGCTCGACGCTGTGGGAGCTGTGGAGCGCGCGGGTGCGCTGGTTGGTGGTGCTGATCGTGGGGGGAATGTTTTCCAGCACCATCCTCGAGGGCTTCGAGGCTACTTTGAGCGCGGTCACCGCCCTGACCTTCTACCTCACCATCCTGCTGGGGGCGGGAGGCAACACCGGCAACCAGTCCTCTACGCTCATCGTGCGCGCGCTGGCCACGGGCGACGTGCGGGGGCGCGACTGGTGGCGCATCCTGTTCAAGGAACTGGGCGTGGGGGCGCTGCTGGGCCTCACCCTAGCGGTGGTGCTGGCGATCAAGGTGGTGATCGATGGACACACCGAAATCCTGCCGGTGCTGGCGCTTTCGCTGATTACCCTGATGACCGTGACCAACATCGTCGGGGCGCTGCTGCCCATCGGCATCAAGAAGATCGGGCTCGACCCGGCGCTCATCTCCAATCCCCTCATCGCCACCTTGAGCGACCTGACCGGGCTGCTGATTTACCTGGGCATGGCCAAGTGGCTGCTGAAGCTATGA
- the ffh gene encoding signal recognition particle protein encodes MFETLSRRIRDAVDKLRGRGRISEADLKATLREIRVSLLEADVNFEVAREFVARIQEKALGQRVLESLTPAEQILSVVYEELTEVLGGEARQPVLKNEGNVWFLVGLQGSGKTTHAAKLAHFYKGKGRRPLLVAADTQRPAAREQLKILGEKVGVPVLEVADGERPETTAQRLRQHLTFDYRDLVLVDTAGRLQIDENLMNELARLKAAIGPTETLLVIDSMTGQEALGVSKTFDERIGVTGLILTKLDGDARGGAALSARHVTQKPIYFAGVSEKLEGLEPFYPDRLAQRILGMGDLQTLLEKAKAAELEAPLKAPGEITLEDVISQMRQIRKMGSFGDILKMIPGMSRMLPANFQVDDKALNRLEAIVLSMTPRERRDPRILNASRRKRIAAGSGTSVQEVNRLIKTFDDMKAMMKTLQKTKGRGLFRR; translated from the coding sequence ATGTTTGAGACGCTAAGCCGCCGCATCCGCGACGCAGTAGACAAGCTGCGCGGGCGGGGTCGTATCAGCGAGGCCGACCTCAAGGCCACCCTGCGCGAGATTCGCGTGAGCCTGCTCGAGGCCGACGTAAACTTCGAGGTGGCCAGGGAGTTCGTCGCCAGGATCCAGGAAAAGGCCCTAGGGCAGCGGGTGCTCGAGAGCCTCACCCCCGCCGAGCAGATCCTCAGCGTCGTCTACGAGGAGCTCACCGAGGTGCTGGGGGGTGAGGCCAGGCAGCCGGTGCTCAAGAACGAGGGCAACGTGTGGTTTCTGGTGGGCCTGCAGGGCTCGGGCAAGACCACCCACGCTGCCAAGCTGGCCCATTTCTACAAGGGCAAGGGGCGCCGCCCGCTGCTCGTGGCCGCCGACACCCAGCGCCCCGCCGCCCGCGAGCAGCTCAAGATCCTGGGTGAGAAGGTGGGGGTGCCGGTGCTCGAGGTCGCCGACGGCGAGCGGCCCGAGACCACCGCCCAGCGCCTGCGCCAGCACCTGACCTTCGACTACCGCGACCTTGTGCTCGTCGATACCGCCGGTCGGCTCCAGATCGACGAAAACCTCATGAACGAGCTCGCCCGACTGAAGGCGGCCATAGGCCCCACCGAGACACTGTTGGTGATAGACAGCATGACCGGGCAGGAGGCGCTGGGCGTCTCCAAGACCTTTGACGAGCGCATCGGGGTGACGGGCCTGATCCTCACCAAGCTCGACGGCGACGCGCGCGGCGGGGCGGCGCTCTCGGCGCGGCACGTGACGCAAAAGCCCATCTACTTCGCGGGGGTTTCGGAAAAGCTCGAGGGCCTCGAACCCTTCTACCCCGACCGCCTGGCCCAACGCATCCTGGGCATGGGCGACCTGCAAACCCTGCTGGAGAAGGCCAAGGCTGCCGAACTCGAGGCCCCCCTCAAGGCTCCGGGCGAGATCACGCTCGAGGACGTCATCAGCCAGATGCGCCAGATCCGCAAGATGGGCAGCTTCGGCGACATCCTCAAGATGATCCCGGGCATGTCGCGGATGCTGCCGGCCAACTTCCAGGTCGACGACAAGGCGCTCAACCGCCTCGAGGCCATCGTGCTCTCCATGACCCCGCGCGAGCGCCGCGACCCCAGGATCCTCAACGCCTCCCGCCGCAAACGCATCGCCGCCGGTTCGGGCACCAGCGTGCAGGAAGTCAACCGCCTCATCAAGACCTTCGACGACATGAAGGCCATGATGAAGACCCTGCAGAAGACCAAGGGCCGGGGCCTGTTCCGGCGCTAG
- the rpsP gene encoding 30S ribosomal protein S16 — MTKIRLSRFGSKKNPHYRIVVTDSRNKRDGAYLERLGYYDPRKTTPDWLKVDGERAKYWLGVGAQPTETVRKLFKQAGVL; from the coding sequence ATGACCAAGATCCGCCTTTCCCGTTTCGGCTCGAAGAAGAACCCCCACTACCGCATCGTCGTGACCGACAGCCGCAACAAGCGCGACGGCGCCTACCTCGAGCGCCTGGGCTACTACGACCCCCGCAAGACCACCCCCGACTGGCTCAAGGTCGACGGCGAGCGTGCGAAGTACTGGCTCGGCGTAGGGGCCCAGCCCACCGAGACCGTGCGCAAGCTGTTCAAGCAGGCCGGGGTGCTGTAA
- a CDS encoding KH domain-containing protein: MKDLVEYLAKAVVDQPQAVRVEERRGREGPVYYVETAPADKGRLIGRQGRVIESIRIIVRSYAKGRVSVEVR; the protein is encoded by the coding sequence ATGAAAGACCTCGTGGAATACCTGGCCAAGGCCGTAGTGGACCAACCCCAGGCGGTGCGCGTGGAAGAGCGGCGCGGGCGCGAGGGGCCGGTGTACTACGTGGAAACCGCTCCCGCGGACAAGGGCCGCCTGATCGGGCGTCAGGGGCGGGTGATCGAGAGCATCCGCATCATCGTGCGCTCGTACGCCAAGGGGCGCGTTTCGGTCGAGGTGCGCTAG